The Gemmatimonadota bacterium genome includes the window AGAGCGGCGCCGGTTTTCCCGTCGCCGGTGACGATGTTCACGACGCCGGTGGGTAACCCCACCTCCTGGCACAGCTCGGCGAAGAGCAGTGCCGTGAGCGGCGTGAACTCCGCCGGCTTGAGCACCAGAGTGTTACCGGTCGCGAGCGCGGGCGCGATCTTCCAGGCGAGCATCAGCAGCGGGAAGTTCCAAGGGATGATCTGACCGATGACGCCTAGGGGTTCGTAGTCGGGGAGTTCATCCTCCATCAACTGCGCCCACCCGGCGTGGTGGTAGAAGTGCCGTGCGACCAGCGGAATATCGAGGTCACGGGACTCCCGGATCGGCTTCCCATTGTCCATGCTCTCGAGCACGGCCAGGAGCCGGGCGTGCTTCTGGATCCTGCGGGCGATCGCGTACAGGTAGCGCGCACGCCCGTGGGACCCGAGGTCCCACCAACCCGGCTGAGCGGCGCGGGCGGCGGCCACAGCCGCTCGGACGTGCTCGACGGTACCCTGGCTGACCCGAGCGATCGGTTCGGCGGTCGCCGGATTCGCGGTCTCGAACGACACGCCTGCCGAAGCGTCGGTCCAGCTGCCCCCGATGAAGTGCCCGAAGGCACGATCGTGCTTCTCGAGCCACTCGTTGACGAACTGGGCGTTCTCCGGAGCCGGACCGTATTCGAGCGTCTCGAAGACTTCGGAGACCTTGCTCATGCCAGCGGATGCCGATGGAGCGCGGAGTAGCGTCCGGTTACGTGATGTTCGAGCTGCCGTTCGATGTCCGCCAGCAGCGACGAGACGCCAAACCGGAACAGGTTGGGCTGCATCCACCCGGTGCCGAGCTCTTCCTTCATCAGGATCAGCCAGGTGAGCGCATCCTTGGCGGTTCTGATTCCACCAGCGGGCTTGAAGCCGATCGCGTACCCGGTGCGCTCAGCGTAGGCGCGTACCGCGCGCGCCATCGTCAGGCCCACGGGCAGCGTGGCGTTCACGCTCTCCTTTCCGGTGGACGTCTTCACGAAGTCCGCCCCCGCCATCATGCAGACGAGGCTCGCCTTTTGCACGTTGCGGAGCATCGCGAGCTCGCCGGTCGCGAGGATGGTCTTGATGTGGGCGTCGCCACACGCGTCCCGGAAGGCACGTACTTCGTCGTACAGCGCTTGCCAGTTCCCGGTGAGCACGTGCCCTCGGGTCACGACGATGTCGATCTCCTTCGCTCCGGCCGCCACGGACGCCTCGATCTCCGCGATACGCTGCGGGAGTGGGTTCAGCCCGTGCGGGAAGCCGGTCGATACGGCGGCCACCGGGATGTCACTTCCGGCGAGCGCCTCGACGGCGGTCGGGACCATCGCGTGGTAGACACACACCGCGCCCGTGCGCACCGAGTCGTCGCCCATGCCAAGCGCCTGAAGCAGATCGCGGCGCACCGGCTGTCGCGCTTTCGCGCAGAGTCTGCGTACACGACCGGGCGTGTCGTCACCCGCGAGCGTCGTCAGGTCGATCAACGTGATCGCTTTGAGCAACCACGCCGCCTGCCACTCCTTCTTCACGCTCCGGCGCGTGCCTAACGTTGCCGCGCGACGTTCGACAGCACTCCGATTCACGCGAATCTCCCGGATCCAGTCCAGCTCCAACGGCATTCCCGGGTTCCGTGTTCCTTCGCGTAGGTCTACCGGGCTCACCGAACCCGTGGTCGCCGCATATCTCGCGGCGCGGTCCCTCGCGATGGAGTCTGTAGTCTTCACGTCTGTCATGTGCGGTCAATCCGGCGGGAAAACTACCGACGAGGGGATGGGGATGACAGCCGAGAGCCTTTCCCGGGGCCCGCTTCGGAACCCATGTTCGCACCCGGTTGCGGAGAGACTTCCAAGGGGGAGTACGGTTGCTTCTGCCACGGGTCATCACGAAGCTGGTCGGTTGGGCCGTCTCGGTCTTCTACGACGTGGAGCGGACGGGGCCCCCGCTCGTGGACGGCCCAGTGCTCGTCACGGCGAACCACCCCAATGCTCTCGTCGATCCGCTGGTGATCTTCCGCACCGGCGGGCGCCCCTCGAGGCCTCTCGCCAAGGCCCCGCTCTTCGATCAGGCCCTCACTGGAACCCTCCTTCGCGGGCTCGGTGGCTTGCCCGTGTATCGGCGTCAAGACGACCCCGCCTTGATGCACCTGAATGAGCGCACCTTCGATGCCGCGATCGGCGCTCTCCAGGCCGGTGAGGCGGTGCAGATCTATCCAGAGGGACGAAGCCACTCCGAGCCCTCGCTCACGCCGATCCGGACCGGCGCCGCTCGCATCGCCCTCCAGGCCGAGGAGCGCTGCGACTGGGCGCTCGGAGTGCGCATCCAGCCCGTTGGGCTCACGTACACTCGCAAGCATCTCTTCCGGGGCCGGGTCGTAGCCGCCTTCGGTGAGCCGTTCTCGATCTCGGATCTCCGGTCTCGGTACGAAGAGGACGACCGGGCGGCCGTGCGCGAACTGACGGACAGGATCCGGACCGGACTCGAGTCGCTCACGTTGAACTTCGATCACCCGGACGACGGCGAGCTGGTCGAGGTCGCGGAGCGGCTGTACGCACGCCAGAAGAAACTGGTGCGCTGGCGCGAGAGAGAACGCATGGCCGACCGGCTACCGCGTCTGCGGGCGTTCGCCAGCGGGGTCCGCTGGCTGAGGGCCACCGACCCCGAGCGACTGACCGAGCTGCGCCAAGCGGTCCGGCGCTACCTGCGGTTGCTCACCCTACTGGGCGCGAGCGACGGGGATGTGCCGCCCACCTACCGGTTCGGAATCGTGCTCCGATACTCGGCGCGCCAGCTCTTCATGCTCACGTTGGTGCTGCCTGTGGCGCTACTGGGGGTGGCCATCTGGGGTCTCCCGTTCGTGCTGACGCGCCACGTCGCGCCGAAGTTTGGGGCCAAGCTCGATCAGGTCGCCACCTACAAGCTCGGGACGGCCATCCTCGTGTTTCCGCTGTGGTGGGGACTCTTGGCCCTGGCGACGTGGTTCCAGTGGGGGCTCGGCACTGCGGTCGCGGTCACAGCCGCGCTTCCCGTGGCGGGCCTTGCTGCGATCGCGTGGCTGGAGCGACAGGCCCATGTTCGCCAAGACATTCGCGTGTTCTTGCGCGCGATGAGGCACCGCCGCGGGCGTGACCGGCTAATCGAACAACGAACCGCGCTGGTCGAAGCCTTCGATGAGCTGACCGTGGCGTGGCAGGCCGACCGCGAAAGCGTCTGAGGCACTCAGGGCCACCGGGAAACCCACAGAGGCCCGACCGGCTTAGGTCGGCAGGTGCAGACACACATGGCAGGTGGGGGACGATGAAGACACGCGTACTTGGGCTCATGGTCGTGCTTTCTACCGCAATCGCGACCGCTGGTTGTGGGGACAAATCGCCGTTGGCCGACTCGGACGGGAATCCGATCTGTTCGCTCGATCCGAATCTTCTGTTTTCGAGCCTGCCGCCGGACGCGATTCCCGCATTGACGCTGCCGGAAATGGTCTCGCCCAACGATTCAGAGGCGCAGTATCTCTTCGACTTCGATCGCGTGCTGGGCGTCGTGGTCAACGGCGAGGCTCGCGCGTATCCGCACAACATCCTCTGGCATCACGAGATCGTAAACGACCGCATCGGGGACACCTGGATCTCTGCCACCTTCTGCCCGCTCACCGGCTCGGGGCTCGTCTTCGATCCCTTCGTCGATGGGAATCGCCTCGACCTCGGCGTGTCCGGGTTGCTGTTCGCGAATAACCTCGTGCTCTTCGACCGCATCACTGGCGGCGTGTACGGACCGCAGCTCTCCGTCGAAGGAAAGTGCTCGAACTTCCGTGGTGAGTCGATCGGCCTGCGGTCCGTTCAGGAGATGAGCTGGGGACGCTGGAAGGGGCTGTATCCGGACACGAAGGTCGTCGGTGGCAATACGGGCTTCGGGCGAAACTATCGCGCGTACCCGTATGGCTCCTACGACCAGATCACGAGCAACGACCTACTCTTCCCGATGGGCGGCGTGGACACTTCGCGCCCCATCAAGGAGCGGGTGCTCGCTATCCGAATCGGTGAGGGCGGGCGTGGCTATCCGTTCGGCGAACTCTTCGAGCTGGGAGAAACCTCCGTGGTCAACGAGTTGGTCGGGGGCGTACCGACCGTTGTCTTCTACGAGTCACGGGACGGCGAGACCGCTCTCGCCTTCGACGCGCGAGTCGGCGGCCAGACTCTGACCTTCAGCGCCGCCGAAGACGGCACCTGGCTCGACGAGCAGACCGGCTCCACGTGGACCGTCGACGGGTCGGCGATCGCTGGACCCATGGCCGGTGAGCGTCTGAGCGCGCGCGCGGACGCCTACGTGCTCTTCTGGTTCGCTTGGCGACACTTCCAGCCCGATGGGGATACCTTCCTCCGGTGAGCCTCGATGCCCCAGTTCGCGCTGCCGCGGCAGCGCTGGTTGCCGCGGCGGTGTTTTCTTCGCCCTTGGCGGCACAGTGGCCGGCTGGGCGGGGGAACTACTGGACCAAGATCTCCGTCTTCCACCACTCGACCACGGAGCAGTTCCGGGCGAGCGGCGAGAAGCGGCCGTTTCTGAACTCGAACGCGGAGAGTCGATCGAGCGCGCTCTTTGTCGATGCTCTGGTGGGCGTCACGGATCGCCTGGACCTGTGGCTCCAGGTGCCGTACTTCGACCTCAACTTCGACGACGACGCGGACGAGCGACACAGCTCCGGCATCGGCGACGTGCGTCTCTCGGCTCGCTACAATCTCTTTGGACTTCGTGGCGGGAGCGTTCAGGTCTCGGGCCGTTTCACGACGAAGGTCCCGGTCGTGGACTTCCCGATCGACGCTGAGGTGATTCCAGTCGGTGAGGGGCAGTGGGACTACGAAGCGTGGTTGGAGGCGGGCGTGAGCTTCTGGCCGATTCCCGCCTACGGAGTCCTTTGGATGGGGCGCCGCTGGCGAGCGATGAACACGGAGACTACGCGGGATCCGGGTGACGAGTTCACGTTCCTGGCGGAGCTCGGGGGCACGCTGGTGGGGCCACTCGGTGGAAAGATCGTGCTCGACGCGATCTTCGGCTCGAACGGCTCCGTTCAAGGCGTGAGGGTGAGCAACGACGAGCGCGAGATCGTGTATCTGCAGCCGACGGTCAACTACCAGATCACGCCCTCGTTTCTTCTCGAGGCTGCCGCTCGCTTGCCGCTGCGCGGCCAAAATTTCCCGGCCGGCCGGCAGCTCATGATCGCGGTATTTCACCGGCCGGCGAGCGGGGGCTAGCAGCCCGTGGTAGGAGCTAGAAGCCCGCGGTAGAAGCACGGGGGGCCGCCCCACCCGCAAGCGAGTACCCGGGGCGCGCGCGCGCGCGCGCCCTTGGCCGCGGCAGCGCTAGCCCCTATCGTCCGGCCCCGTCGCCAGTGCGTCACACGGCTGGCGACCACCCTGAAGGGGGGGCGGAGGGAGACTGGTGTCTTCGGCGGTCTTCAAAACCGTGCGGCCCGGCTAGAACCCGGGTAGGTGGGTTCGATTCCCACACGTTCCCGCCAGGGTGCTGTCACGCTCCTGCCGGCCTTCTAGCGACCCACCTTGATGCGAAATCCCACTTCGACGCGGCCGTTCCCCGCCGGGGCCGCCTGAATCTCGATGGGTGCGGGGAAATCCTGGAGGTGGGCGGAGACGTACGCGTCGGCGCCGCTCAGCAGGAGCAGGAAAATGCCGAGGGCGGCCCAATCTTCCCGCTGTTGGCGGCGGGACTCCTCCAGGTCGTGCAGCTCCCCCAGCGTCGCGTCGGCGTCCAGCGCGGACTCGATCTCATCGAAGTCGATGATGCCTTGGGCCGCGAGATCCTCCCGGAGGACGTTCTCCCGGAACTCGGCTCTCGCAGCGACCTCGTTGAGGCGTTTCCGGGTGCGGAGAAGGCCGTACGCGGTGGTTGCCTCGAGTGCGAAGTAGAAGCCGGCGCGCGTATGGGAACCGATCGAGGTGTGCCCCCAACCCGGCACGAGCACGGCCCGGAGGAAGGCCGTGCCTGGCGTCACTGGTATGAAGAGGGCCGTGGAGTCAGGCTCGTTCGCTTCGGGGGCTTCCTGGCCGGACAGGGGCCCGGATGCGACCATGAACGAGAGCGCGCACAGGAGGACGGCCGGGACACGCCGGACCAGAGAGGAAGCGCACGTCGTCACAGGATCGCGGTCTCCCACTGTACGAGTCTCGGATCGTCGCCGTCGCGCAGGATCACATAGCTGCGGTGGTACACCCAGTCTCCGGAGTTCACGTACCATCGGTTCTCGCCGACGCGCTCGCACGCCGGCACGTGCGCATGCCCAAGCAACACGAGATCCAGCTCCGAGCGTCTGCTCATCTCGGCGAGGGCCCACTTCCTTAGTGCTTCGGCCTTCTCGAGTTCCGCGGGTCCCGACGGCGTCCATCGCTCCTCGGTCTTAGAGATCCCCGCGCCGATCCGGTCGCCTAGGCGGCGGGGCAGCATGCCGAAGGCGAAGCGAGTCAGCCGACCCCGGAGGATCAGCCTGAGCGCGCGGTACGACAGATCACCCCTTCCGAGCCCGTCTCCGTGCGCGAGAAACGTGCGGAACCCCGCCATGTCCGTGGTGATGGGGTCTTGCAGGAACTCCACGCCCACCTCGTCACGCAGGTACGTGCCGCCCCACCAATCGTGGTTCCCGCCCATCAGCGTCACGCGCATGCCGGAATCGACGATTCGCCGGAGTTGCGTCAAAGTGGAATCGTAGCCGCGGCTGGTCCCCCAGCGGTACTCGAACCAGAAGTCGAAGATGTCGCCGTTCAGCACGATCCACGAAGCGACTTCGGCCGCCTGGTCGAGCCAAGTGGCGAAGGCGTTCTCCTGCTCGTCGGTGATGGTGCCGAGATGCACGTCGGAGGCGACGAGAACGGTCTGGGTGGGGTCGTTTCTTGGCACCTGCGAAAGTACTCGCGAACAGGGCGAGGCTGGAAGGGGTAGGACACGCATCTGAGCCCGACTAGCTTTGCTCATGCCGCTCTTCGCGATGTTCTACAGAACCCTGCGCGTGCTCCTGACCGTCCCGCTGGTACCGCTCGCGGTGTCGTCGTGCGCGGCGCGCCAGGTCGTGATCATCGCACCCGCTGTCGACGCGGAGCAGGCCGCGCTGAGGCTCGAAGATCACACGAGAGTGAGCGGTCCCGTCCGCATCATCTTCGACTGGGAGCTGAACGAGGCCGGTATCAGGGTCAAGGGGCGGGGCGTGCTTCGCATCGAGCCGCCGTACAAGGCACGCGTCGACCTTTTTCTCGGCAACGGGGAGCTGGTCCTCAAGGCCGCGCTGCTGGGCGGCACCCTGAACGTGCCTCCAGGGTCATTGCGCCAGATCCTTCCGCCGCCCGACCTTTTCTGGGGGACGCTGGGTGTCTTCCGACCCGACTACGGGGCGGAGTTCCTCGGCGGAGACGAGCTCGAGGGGGATGCGCTCCGACTGCGGTACCGCTATGAGGACGGTAAGGAGTTGCACTACCACATCGAAGGTGAATCGCTCAAGAGGCTGGAGCTGCTCGAGAGCGGTCACGTGGTTCAGTGGGTGGAGATCGAGCTGAACGCTGAGAGCAGATACCCTGTCCAGGCGACGTACCGTAACTTGGTGGCGTTCCGCGAGCTCAAGATGACGCGCGATCGACTCGAACGCGTGGAATCGTACCCACCGGACATCTGGGACCCCGTTGGCGAGCGGGGGCGGTAGAGCTCATGACCACGCGGCGGTTCACTTGGTGGCAGGGCGCGGTGCTCGCCTTTGTCATATCCGGGTGTCACTACTCGTTTCGCGCCGGTACGTTTCCGCCGGACCATATCCGCACCATAGCTGTGCAGCCGTTCGACAATGAGACGAATCGCTTTGAGATCGCGGGCGAGCTGTACGACCACCTGCTGCGCAACTTGCCGCGGGCGCTGGGGATCACAACCGCCGGCGAGGACGTGGCGGATGCCGTCGTGCGGGGCACGATCATGCGCTACGACGTCATCGCGCCCAACTACCGGGCCGCCCAGCGGGGGCAGGCCGCGCAGGTTCTCCAGCGCCAAGTGTCGATCGGCATCTCGGTCGAAATCGTCGATCTGGTGGAGAACGTGATCCTCTGGGAGTCCCGCGCTTTGGTCGCCCAAGGCGAGTTTCTGGAGGCTTCAGAGACCGAGGACGTGGGGCGCTTGGAGGCCATCGAGCTGCTGGTCCAAAAGATTGTGGACGGCGCTCAGTCTAATTGGTAGATTCGGCCGTCGTTCTTGCCGGATAAGGGTCCGCCAGCCGCCGACTCCACGAGGATCACTGCCTGGGAGACACATTGCTCCGAGCCTTCGGACTAGGCGCAATTCTCGTCGTTTTCTGGCTGCTTCTCTCGGGCCAATACACGCCGTTGCTCATCAGCTTCGGGGTCGGCTCTTCGGCACTCGTCGTCTATCTTGCGTTGCGCATGGACGTCGTCGACCAGGAAGGTGTTCCCCTCCAGTTGGGGGGACGCTTCTGGCTCTACCTCCCTTGGCTCATGAAGGAGATCTTCGTAGCCAACGTGGCGGTGGCGAAGATCATACTCGACCCCAAGCTTCCCATCAGTCCGATCAGGGTTGTCTTCCACGGGAGCCAAGAGACGGATATCGGACGTTTCATTTACGCGAACTCCATCACGCTGACCCCCGGCACGATCACGACGGGGTGCGACGGCCAGGACTTCGAGATCCACGCGCTCACGTACGCGGACGTCGACGGGCGCGAAGAAGACGAGATGGACCGTCGCGTGACCTGGGTCGAGCAGGGCTCCCCGCCAGAGCCCGCCAACTAGATGTTCGTCGCGGCCACGGCAGGGATCCTGATCAGCATGACGCTCGCGATCGTACGTGCGCTGCTCGGCCCGACGATGTACGACCGTGTGCTCGCGGTCAACACGTTTGGTACCAAGACCGTCCTGCTCATCGCGGCACTCGGCTTCCTCACTGAACGCCCTGAGTTCCTCGACCTCGCGATCGTATACGCGCTCATCAACTTCATCGGCACGATCGCCGTGCTGAAGTTCTTCGAGTACGGAGATCTCGGTCACGAGCGCCGCGACGAAGCGGTGGCCGACTGATGGAGATCGCGCTCGATGTTCTGAGCTGGCTGTCGATCGTGGGCGGGCTCTTCTTCATGCTCGTCGGGACCGTCGGCATCCTGCGCATGCCGGACGTCTACACACGTCTCCACGCCGCCGGGATGACGGACACCATGGGTGCCGGCCTGCTCATCCTCGGAATGTGCCTGCAGACCGCAAGCGGGATCATGGACGGGGACGGGCAGTATTGGTTCGTCCTGTTCCGGCTCGTGTTCGTATATGCGTTCCTGCTCTTCACGAGCCCGATCGCCACACATGCGGTCGCGCGTGCGGCGCTCCATGGCGGCTTGGAACCGTACCGCACGCCGAGGGAGTCGGCGGACTGATGGTCGAGCTCGTCGACGTCGCGCTGCTGCTACTGCTGGCTGTGACCGCGCTGACGATCATCCGTCAGCAGAACCTGTTCGCCGCCGTAATGATGGCGGGGATCTTCAGCCTGCTGTCGGCCGGGCTCCTGGTGGTGATGGACGCCGTCGACGTCGCATTCACCGAAGCTGCGGTCGGCGCCGGTATCTCGACCGTGCTCATGCTTGGCACACTCGCGCTCGTGGGTCACGAGGAGCACAAGCCGAAGCGCCGGCCCATCCTGCCGCTCCTGGTCGTCGCGGTCACCGGTGGAGTGCTCGTCTATGGCACCTTGGACATGCCTCCGTTCGGCGATCCCGCCAACCCCATCCACCACCACGTCGCGCCTCACTATTTGCAGGAGTCGGAGCACGAGATCGGGATTCCGAACGTCGTGACGTCCGTGCTCGCGTCATACAGGGGCTACGACACGCTGGGCGAGACGACGGTGATCTTCGCCGCGGTGGTCGGCGTGCTCCTGCTGCTCGCCCGAGGGCCGGGCCCGCGTCGCGTTCTTGTGAATGGGCGCTGGACCACCGTCGCACGCGAGGAGGATTCGCCTGAGATCGAGACCGACGATGGATGATCAGGTGATCCTCCGGGTCGGGGCCAAGATTCTGATCCCGTTCATTCTTCTCTTCGCTCTCTATGTGCAGTTCCACGGCGACTACGGGCCGGGCGGTGGATTCCAGGCAGGTATCATCTTCGCGGCGGGCTTCATCTTGTACGCGCTCGTCTACGGACTCGGCACCGCGAAGCGCGCTCTTCCGCCCAAGGCGGTTTACGCCTGCTCGGCGGCGGGGGTGCTGCTCTATGCCGGGGTCGGCTACCTGACGTTGGCTCTCGGCGGCGAGTTCCTCGCGTACAACGTGCTCGCGCACGACCCCGAACACGGCCAGCACCTCGGCATCCTGTTCGTGGAGCTCGGCGTCTTGATCACGGTCTTCGGCTCGATGGTCGCGATCTTCTACGCGTTCGCCGGACGCAGAAAAATCCAGACGTGATCGGGCTGGGACTCTTCAACTACTGGGTCGTCATCTTTCTGATGATGGTCGGGTTTTACACGCTCATCGCGTGCGGCAACCTCGTCAAGAAGATCATCGGTCTGAACATCTTCCAGACATCGGTCTTCATCCTCTACATCTCGATGGGGAAGATCGCGGGCGGGACCGCGCCGATCTTCGTGCACGGTGAGCAAGAGGTCGTGTACTCGAACCCCCTCCCGCACGTGCTCATCCTGACGGCGATCGTCGTCGGCGTGGCAACGTCCGCGCTCGGCCTCAGCCTGGTGGTGCGCATCAACGAGGCGTTCGGCACCGTCGAAGAAGACGAGATCGAGGACACGGCGCTGTGAGTCATCACCTCCCGGTCCTGCTCGTCGTCATCCCGCTCGCCGCGGCGCCGTTCGCAGCGTTGGTCAACCGGCCCCGCATCTCGTGGGCCATCGCGCTGGGCTCTGCGTGGTGGGCGCTGTACGCGGCGCTCGCTCTGCTCTCGCAGGTCATGGCCGACGGGCCCATCCACTACGCGTTGGGTGCCTGGGCGGCTCCCTACGGTATCGAATACGTCGTCGACCCGGTGAGTGCCTGGGTGGTGTTGATCGTCGCGTTTATCGGCGCGGTGGTGACGCCTTATGCCCGGCTGAGCATCGAGCGTGAGCTGTCCGAGGACCGGATCCCGCTCTTCTATGCGGCGTTCATCCTGTGCATGACCGGGCTGCTCGGCATCGCGATCACCGGCGACGTCTTCAACGTCTTCGTCTTCCTGGAGATTTCGTCGCTGTCCGCGTATGCGCTCATCGCGCTCGGGCCGGATCGCCGCGCGCTCACCGCATCGTTTCAGTACCTGATCATGGGAAGCGTCGGCGCGACCTTCATCGTGATCGGCATCGGGCTGATGTATGTGATGACAGGGACGCTGAACATGGCAGACCTCGCTCTGATTCTGCCGCAGCTCGAACCGAACCGCACGATTCCGGTGGCGTTCACGTTCCTGACCGTCGGCATCACGCTGAAGCTCGCGCTCTTCCCGCTACACCTGTGGCTGCCGAATGCGTACACATACGCGCCCTCCGCGGTGACCGCGTTCATCGCGTCGACGGCCACGAAAGTCGCGGTATACCTGCTCCTGCGCTTCTTCTTCACGGTCTTCGGCGCGGCGTTTTCGTTCGACGTGATGCAGCTCGACAAGATCCTCATGCCGCTGGCGCTCGTCGCGATCCTGACCATGTCGCTCGTAGCGATCTACCAGGAAAACGTGAAGCGGATGCTGGCGTACTCCAGCGTCGCGCAGATCGGATACATGGTGCTCGGCATCAGCTTCGCGTCGGTTCTGGGCCTGACGGCGGGCATTCTGCACCTGTTCAACCACGCGCTCATGAAGGGTGCGCTCTTCATGGCGATGGGTTGCGTGATGTACCGCGTGGGCTCGGTACGCATCGAGTGCATGAACGGCCTGGGACGCGCGATGCCATGGACGATGGCGGCCTTTGTCGCCGGAGGTCTCAGCATCATAGGCGTTCCGTTCACGGTCGGCTTCATCAGCAAGTGGTACTTGATTCAGGCGGCGCTGGAGCAGGGCTTGTGGCCGGTCGCCGTCGCGGTGCTCGTCGGATCGCTGCTGGCGGTTGTATACGTGTGGAAGGTCATCGAGGTTGCATACTTCCGTGACGTGGACCCCGACGCGGGCATCACGGAGGCGCCGCTCTCCTTGCTGATCCCGACGTGGACGCTCGTGCTCGCGAACTTCTGGTTCGGCATCGACGCGAGCGCGACCACCGGCGTTGCGAAGCGCGCCGCGGAGCTGCTTCTGGGGGTCGGATCATGAACCCCGGCATGCTGATCGCTCTCTGCGTGCTGCTGCCTGTCGTGGGCGCATTGGTGGCGCTCGCGTTGGGCAAGTGGCCGAACGTTCGAGAGGCCGCCACGCTCATCACGGGGGGCCTGACCTTCTGGCTCGTGCGGGGTCTGCTGCCCTACATGCGCGAGGGCGCCCGCCCGCGCCTCGACATCCTCGAGGTTGTTCCGGGCGTTCAGCTCGCGTTCGAAGTCGAGCCGCTGGGGCTGCTCTTTGCGCTCGTCGCCTCATTCCTCTGGATCGTGACGACGATTTACTCGATTGGCTACATGAGGGCGCACCACGAGGAGAACCAGACGCGCTTCTATTTCTTCTTCGCCATCGCGATCGCGGCTGCGATCGGAGTCGCGTTCAGCGCGAACCTGTTCACGCTGTTCGCGTTTTACGAGGTCCTGACGCTGTGCACCTTCCCGCTCGTCACGCACCACC containing:
- a CDS encoding monovalent cation/H+ antiporter subunit D family protein; translated protein: MSHHLPVLLVVIPLAAAPFAALVNRPRISWAIALGSAWWALYAALALLSQVMADGPIHYALGAWAAPYGIEYVVDPVSAWVVLIVAFIGAVVTPYARLSIERELSEDRIPLFYAAFILCMTGLLGIAITGDVFNVFVFLEISSLSAYALIALGPDRRALTASFQYLIMGSVGATFIVIGIGLMYVMTGTLNMADLALILPQLEPNRTIPVAFTFLTVGITLKLALFPLHLWLPNAYTYAPSAVTAFIASTATKVAVYLLLRFFFTVFGAAFSFDVMQLDKILMPLALVAILTMSLVAIYQENVKRMLAYSSVAQIGYMVLGISFASVLGLTAGILHLFNHALMKGALFMAMGCVMYRVGSVRIECMNGLGRAMPWTMAAFVAGGLSIIGVPFTVGFISKWYLIQAALEQGLWPVAVAVLVGSLLAVVYVWKVIEVAYFRDVDPDAGITEAPLSLLIPTWTLVLANFWFGIDASATTGVAKRAAELLLGVGS